One window from the genome of Aeromonas sp. FDAARGOS 1405 encodes:
- the tssG gene encoding type VI secretion system baseplate subunit TssG encodes MASPDRSALPDVSAANEAPRFNFFQLVELLNRLDGADQERGLDHLPSDENIRFKATASLGFPTSDVLQIGRDEKGRHELEVAFLGLHGSQSPMPGYYLDSLAWEYAQGEQKLGLFLDFFHHRLLTLLHRIWRKYRYHVRFQDDGEDGFSRLMFALVGLGNDAVCQSLPVNRAKMLSYAGMLASPSRSPEVVAGLVAHCFDLADVEVSAWQWRKVPIHEEQQNRLGGAGVTLGQDFVIGDKVNDCAGKFLLKINDLSFGQFLGFLPNGEHFHALVTFVSFILRDQLAWDLRLGFGQEQAKGLRLGEEQSARLGWSTFLGQPPSDPFVTICVQE; translated from the coding sequence GTGGCCAGTCCAGATCGGTCAGCACTCCCTGATGTGAGCGCCGCCAACGAGGCGCCCCGTTTTAATTTCTTCCAGCTGGTCGAGCTGCTCAACCGGCTCGATGGCGCCGATCAGGAGCGTGGTCTCGACCACCTGCCAAGTGACGAGAATATTCGTTTCAAGGCGACCGCATCGCTGGGCTTTCCCACCAGTGACGTGCTGCAGATTGGCCGCGACGAGAAGGGGCGTCACGAGCTGGAAGTGGCCTTTCTGGGTCTGCACGGCAGCCAGTCGCCGATGCCGGGGTACTACCTCGACTCATTGGCGTGGGAGTACGCCCAGGGGGAGCAGAAGCTCGGCCTGTTTCTGGATTTCTTCCACCACCGTCTGCTGACCCTGCTGCACCGGATCTGGCGCAAGTATCGCTACCACGTCCGTTTTCAGGACGACGGTGAGGATGGGTTCTCCCGCCTGATGTTTGCGCTGGTGGGGCTTGGCAACGACGCCGTCTGCCAGAGCCTGCCGGTCAACCGCGCCAAGATGCTCTCCTATGCGGGCATGCTGGCCAGCCCCAGCCGCTCGCCCGAGGTGGTCGCCGGTCTGGTGGCCCACTGCTTCGATCTGGCGGATGTAGAGGTGAGCGCCTGGCAGTGGCGCAAGGTGCCTATCCATGAGGAGCAGCAAAACCGTCTGGGCGGCGCTGGCGTTACCTTGGGGCAGGACTTCGTCATCGGTGACAAGGTCAATGATTGTGCCGGCAAGTTTTTATTGAAAATCAATGATCTGAGTTTTGGCCAGTTTCTCGGATTTCTCCCGAACGGGGAGCATTTCCACGCCCTGGTGACCTTTGTCTCCTTCATCTTGCGCGATCAGCTGGCCTGGGATCTGCGGCTTGGCTTCGGCCAGGAGCAGGCCAAGGGGCTGCGACTTGGTGAAGAGCAGAGTGCCCGTCTGGGGTGGAGTACCTTTCTCGGCCAACCGCCGAGTGATCCGTTCGTGACGATCTGTGTACAGGAATAA
- the tagH gene encoding type VI secretion system-associated FHA domain protein TagH: MDDFNQQLSLVVLNSEQLDGSQQVQYRFDEMGGTLGSSKQDDWQLRDRLGAVMPAHARVELNDGRFCLCDLSGQTYINGATSPIGRARKVHLEQGDELVVGPFRLRAYLGAISPEQSLQQVLGNRPTEQLDEWLASDHHHTQTLDDPRTLAVDPLLALQQERAAPGPLMDTQPQAQPHFQPEMDTLSLAPFSAVENTMNQEFLDMPNIENHPDFQPLEDVDHVALTPLMRGLGQPLQLQDTRQAHDMLEEMGKTVRAMVEGLLQLQSDQAALADKHLRPIEDNPLRLGLDYDETLAVLFAEQKSPVHLSAPAAVAESLHNVRIHHVANQQAISAALDSILQAFSPEALLGRFEQYRRSGAPGMADEGWAWNMYQHYYRELTSARQQGFDKLFHQVYAQAYDQAVRQQQGLI, from the coding sequence GTGGACGACTTTAACCAGCAACTATCTCTGGTGGTGCTTAACAGCGAGCAGCTCGACGGCAGCCAGCAGGTGCAATATCGCTTCGACGAGATGGGAGGCACCCTGGGCTCCTCCAAACAGGATGACTGGCAACTGCGAGACAGGTTGGGGGCGGTGATGCCGGCCCATGCCCGGGTCGAGCTTAATGACGGTCGTTTCTGCCTGTGCGATCTGAGCGGCCAGACCTACATCAATGGTGCTACCTCGCCCATCGGGCGGGCTCGCAAGGTGCATCTGGAGCAGGGGGACGAGCTGGTGGTCGGCCCGTTCCGGCTGCGCGCTTATCTCGGTGCCATTTCCCCCGAGCAGAGCCTGCAGCAGGTGCTGGGCAACCGTCCAACCGAACAGCTTGATGAGTGGCTGGCCAGCGATCACCACCACACCCAGACCCTGGATGATCCTCGGACCCTGGCGGTCGACCCCCTGCTGGCATTGCAGCAGGAGCGTGCGGCTCCTGGCCCGCTGATGGATACCCAGCCGCAGGCTCAACCGCATTTTCAACCGGAGATGGACACCCTCTCCCTTGCCCCTTTTTCTGCTGTCGAGAACACCATGAACCAAGAATTTCTGGATATGCCCAACATCGAGAACCATCCCGATTTCCAGCCACTGGAGGACGTTGATCACGTCGCCCTGACGCCGCTGATGCGCGGGCTGGGTCAGCCGTTGCAGTTGCAGGACACCCGACAGGCTCACGACATGCTCGAAGAGATGGGCAAGACAGTGCGGGCCATGGTGGAGGGGTTGCTGCAACTGCAAAGCGATCAGGCTGCGCTGGCAGACAAGCACCTGCGCCCCATCGAGGACAACCCGCTGCGCCTTGGCCTCGATTATGACGAGACCCTGGCGGTGCTGTTTGCCGAGCAAAAGAGCCCGGTGCACCTGAGCGCGCCGGCCGCGGTGGCCGAGAGCCTGCACAACGTGCGCATCCACCACGTAGCGAACCAGCAGGCCATCAGTGCGGCGCTCGACAGCATCCTGCAGGCCTTCTCACCGGAAGCCTTGCTCGGCCGTTTCGAGCAATACCGCCGCAGCGGCGCGCCGGGTATGGCTGATGAGGGGTGGGCCTGGAACATGTACCAGCACTACTACCGCGAGCTCACCTCTGCCCGTCAGCAGGGGTTCGACAAGCTGTTCCATCAGGTCTACGCCCAGGCCTATGACCAGGCCGTGCGTCAGCAACAGGGACTGATTTGA
- the tssJ gene encoding type VI secretion system lipoprotein TssJ: MIRALWFGACLLALAGCTTMGKMADVVMNPDVQVGSNDDQPSTLGLSLLAEPDVNPNESGEAAPIEFQVVLLAEDSRLLATDYDQVTADVEKALGKNYLDHQEYTLLPGQFKYLPPVKLDEKTRYIGVIARYADPDSAEWRKVIKVKSKGAAYHILVHLRLDEVELQKEEE, translated from the coding sequence ATGATACGTGCACTGTGGTTTGGGGCCTGTCTGCTGGCCCTGGCCGGTTGTACCACCATGGGCAAGATGGCCGATGTGGTCATGAACCCGGATGTCCAGGTCGGGAGCAACGATGACCAGCCCTCCACCCTGGGGCTGAGCCTGCTGGCGGAGCCTGACGTCAACCCCAACGAGAGCGGGGAGGCTGCACCCATCGAGTTTCAGGTGGTGCTGCTGGCGGAAGATTCCAGGCTGCTCGCCACCGACTACGACCAGGTGACGGCAGATGTAGAGAAGGCCCTTGGCAAGAACTACCTCGACCATCAGGAGTACACCCTGCTGCCGGGCCAGTTCAAATACCTGCCCCCCGTCAAGCTCGACGAGAAGACCCGTTACATCGGCGTGATTGCACGGTACGCCGATCCGGACAGTGCCGAGTGGCGCAAGGTCATCAAGGTCAAGAGCAAGGGCGCGGCTTATCACATCCTGGTGCACCTGCGCCTGGATGAAGTGGAACTACAAAAAGAAGAAGAATAA
- the tssK gene encoding type VI secretion system baseplate subunit TssK, with translation MSSRNRVIWREGLFIKPQHFQQQQRHSDYALHARLSALSDYFYGLQSLAINEDYLGFGRIALVGATGILPDGTVFNIPNDDVLPTPLEVTDASVANQKVYLALPLSVSGVNEVGQGGQVATRLQAHRHDVRDLHSEGGDVVSLEVGRVSLRLMLEREDRSAYASLAIARILDKRPDGGLVLDPNFMPCSISVSAIPTLKRFLGESAGLVAERARSLSQRIAAPGQQGVADVAEFMMLQLLNRAQPQLSHLARLGTLHPERLHEALVQLCGELMTFTDESRLPPEFPAYRHDDQQVSFEPVMLALRQALSTVLSPRAVSIQLRKHQYGVMVAMVNESELIASADFVLAVRARMPQEQLRKQLLQQTKVASSDKIRELISLQLPGIPLLPLPVAPRQLPYHAGYSYFQLDRQSPAWQMLAVSNTLAFHIAGDFPELDMQLWAIRSQ, from the coding sequence ATGTCGAGTCGAAATCGGGTTATCTGGCGTGAAGGGCTCTTTATCAAGCCCCAGCACTTCCAGCAACAACAGAGACATTCGGATTATGCGCTGCACGCGCGTTTGAGCGCGCTGTCCGACTATTTCTACGGGCTGCAGTCGCTTGCTATCAACGAGGATTACCTCGGCTTTGGCCGCATCGCGCTGGTGGGGGCCACGGGTATCCTGCCGGACGGTACCGTCTTCAACATACCCAACGACGACGTGCTGCCGACCCCGCTGGAAGTCACCGACGCCTCGGTGGCCAACCAGAAGGTCTATCTGGCCCTGCCGCTCTCGGTGAGCGGCGTCAATGAGGTGGGGCAGGGCGGTCAGGTGGCTACCCGGTTACAGGCCCATCGTCATGATGTGCGCGACCTGCACAGCGAAGGGGGGGATGTGGTCTCCCTCGAGGTGGGGCGGGTCAGCCTGCGGCTGATGCTGGAGCGGGAAGATCGCAGCGCCTACGCCTCGCTCGCCATCGCCCGCATTCTGGACAAACGTCCGGACGGCGGTCTGGTGCTGGATCCCAACTTCATGCCCTGCAGCATCAGCGTCTCCGCCATCCCGACCCTCAAGCGCTTCCTCGGCGAATCGGCTGGTCTCGTGGCCGAGCGGGCTCGCAGCCTCTCCCAGCGCATTGCCGCGCCGGGTCAGCAGGGGGTGGCCGATGTGGCCGAGTTCATGATGCTGCAGCTGCTCAACCGGGCTCAGCCCCAGCTCTCCCATCTGGCGCGTCTTGGCACCCTGCACCCCGAGCGGCTGCACGAGGCGCTGGTGCAGCTCTGTGGCGAGTTGATGACCTTTACCGACGAGTCCCGCCTGCCGCCCGAGTTCCCGGCCTATCGTCACGACGATCAGCAGGTGAGCTTCGAGCCGGTGATGCTGGCCCTGCGTCAGGCGCTCAGTACCGTGCTGTCTCCGCGCGCCGTCTCCATCCAGCTGCGCAAGCACCAGTACGGCGTCATGGTAGCCATGGTCAACGAGAGTGAGCTGATTGCCAGCGCCGACTTCGTGCTGGCGGTGCGTGCCCGCATGCCCCAGGAGCAGCTGCGCAAGCAGTTGCTGCAGCAGACCAAGGTGGCCTCCAGCGACAAGATCCGCGAGCTCATCAGCCTGCAGTTGCCCGGTATTCCACTGCTGCCGCTGCCGGTGGCGCCGCGCCAGCTCCCCTACCACGCGGGTTACAGCTACTTCCAGCTCGACCGGCAGAGCCCGGCCTGGCAGATGCTGGCGGTCAGCAACACCCTCGCCTTCCACATTGCCGGCGATTTCCCCGAGCTCGACATGCAGCTCTGGGCCATCCGTAGCCAGTGA